A window of Exiguobacterium sp. FSL W8-0210 contains these coding sequences:
- a CDS encoding biotin--[acetyl-CoA-carboxylase] ligase gives MAHSVREQILIALRQRTWYSGQELAETLNISRTAIWKHMQTLKEEGYQIISNKKLGYQLVDEGDLLTPIAIEQWLTTARLGRHILHFEELDTTQRIAHEQAQQQAQEGTLVVCDHQTNGRGQLGRTWHEAKNEGIAMSLLVRPDVPMHQAGQLTLVAGIALAQSLQTFNVPVTIKWPNDILINGRKVAGILTEMQTEADRISSVIIGIGINVHHEQFPEGIKDRATSLVRESGRTFRRAEVVATFLNRFERLYTQWLELGFGSFVSEWETLADRLHERVTLRTRQMTASGTLLGIDETGTIRIETETGETRFHSAELIYWEKE, from the coding sequence ATGGCGCACTCAGTCCGAGAACAAATCTTGATCGCACTTCGTCAGCGGACGTGGTACTCCGGACAGGAATTAGCAGAGACATTAAATATTTCACGTACCGCCATTTGGAAACATATGCAAACCTTAAAGGAAGAAGGATACCAGATCATCTCGAATAAAAAACTAGGCTATCAATTAGTCGATGAAGGCGATTTGCTGACGCCGATTGCCATTGAACAATGGTTAACGACAGCGCGTCTTGGTCGCCACATCCTTCATTTCGAAGAACTGGACACGACGCAGCGGATTGCACATGAGCAAGCGCAACAGCAAGCGCAGGAAGGAACACTCGTCGTATGCGATCACCAGACGAATGGACGCGGACAGCTAGGGAGGACGTGGCATGAAGCGAAAAATGAAGGCATCGCAATGAGTCTACTCGTCCGACCGGATGTACCGATGCACCAAGCAGGTCAATTAACGCTCGTAGCAGGTATTGCACTTGCCCAGTCTCTCCAAACATTCAATGTTCCGGTTACGATTAAATGGCCGAACGATATCTTGATCAACGGTCGTAAGGTGGCAGGCATTTTGACGGAAATGCAGACCGAGGCGGACCGAATCAGTTCAGTCATCATTGGCATCGGGATCAATGTGCATCACGAGCAGTTTCCGGAAGGGATCAAAGATCGTGCTACCTCGCTCGTCCGAGAATCAGGAAGAACTTTCCGACGTGCGGAGGTCGTCGCGACTTTTTTGAATCGATTTGAACGACTATACACACAGTGGCTCGAGCTAGGGTTCGGATCTTTCGTCTCCGAGTGGGAAACACTCGCAGATCGCTTACATGAACGAGTGACGTTACGGACACGTCAGATGACCGCTTCCGGAACATTGCTTGGTATTGACGAGACGGGCACGATTCGGATTGAGACGGAAACGGGGGAGACCCGTTTCCATTCGGCAGAGCTGATTTACTGGGAAAAAGAATGA
- the panC gene encoding pantoate--beta-alanine ligase, with protein MKIIQDVQTLRERLAGAGSIGFVPTMGFLHEGHASLLKQARQENDVVVLSIFVNPTQFGPNEDLDRYPRDAERDQKIAEAEGVDYLFYPTNETMYPLDMARVTVRSGDDVLCGASRPGHFDGVLTVVSKLLNVVRPTRAYFGLKDAQQLALIEAYVADYFVPVEIVRCPIIREADGLAKSSRNVYLSETERTQAPGIQQALQQAKQALDQGVPVETVLDRTREALQFEGTTIDYVEAIDYPSLRPVTEQTTTILLAVAVQFASARLIDNLLYTRGA; from the coding sequence ATGAAAATCATCCAGGACGTCCAGACGTTACGCGAACGTTTAGCGGGAGCCGGTTCAATCGGTTTTGTACCGACGATGGGATTCTTGCATGAAGGGCATGCCTCTTTGCTCAAACAAGCACGACAAGAGAACGATGTCGTCGTCTTGAGTATTTTCGTCAACCCGACACAATTCGGACCAAACGAAGATTTGGATCGTTATCCACGAGACGCGGAACGCGATCAGAAGATCGCGGAGGCAGAAGGGGTCGATTATCTGTTCTATCCGACGAACGAGACGATGTATCCGCTGGATATGGCCCGTGTTACGGTCCGCTCCGGTGATGATGTCTTATGCGGCGCATCACGACCAGGACATTTTGATGGTGTGTTGACGGTCGTCAGCAAACTATTGAACGTCGTCCGTCCAACCCGTGCATATTTCGGTTTAAAGGATGCACAACAGCTCGCATTGATTGAAGCGTATGTCGCTGATTATTTTGTTCCGGTTGAGATCGTCCGTTGTCCGATCATTCGCGAAGCGGATGGTCTAGCGAAATCGTCACGCAATGTCTATCTATCGGAAACAGAGCGGACGCAAGCACCGGGCATCCAGCAGGCGTTGCAACAAGCGAAACAAGCACTCGATCAAGGGGTGCCTGTTGAAACGGTTCTCGATCGGACGCGCGAAGCACTTCAATTCGAAGGGACGACGATCGATTACGTCGAAGCCATCGACTATCCCTCACTAAGACCCGTTACGGAACAAACGACGACGATTCTCTTAGCTGTCGCCGTGCAGTTTGCATCGGCACGCTTGATCGATAATTTACTATATACGAGAGGAGCATGA
- a CDS encoding DUF2487 family protein, whose protein sequence is MRFKPSDVQRTRSEQAYIDTLIVPLLPIGFDEAMHAYAECADMTLTVASEVERQLSGRALLLPAMTYIDVPSIEQLEGWRQAAASGQFRFITFITADLRWKETAAEEIIYVPRLALETMSRDQQGQMVGNFVGQVLEQLGNRWTAL, encoded by the coding sequence TTGCGTTTCAAACCATCCGACGTACAGCGGACACGAAGCGAGCAAGCGTATATCGACACGCTAATCGTGCCTTTGCTTCCGATCGGTTTCGATGAGGCGATGCATGCTTATGCGGAATGCGCAGACATGACATTGACGGTGGCGTCCGAAGTCGAACGCCAGCTATCTGGACGGGCGTTGCTCTTACCTGCCATGACCTACATCGATGTACCGTCGATCGAACAGTTGGAAGGATGGCGTCAAGCGGCTGCTTCCGGGCAATTCCGTTTCATCACCTTCATCACCGCTGATTTAAGGTGGAAGGAGACTGCCGCAGAAGAGATTATCTACGTGCCACGTCTAGCTCTTGAGACGATGAGTCGTGACCAACAAGGTCAGATGGTCGGGAATTTTGTTGGACAAGTTCTCGAACAGTTAGGAAACCGTTGGACCGCGCTATGA
- a CDS encoding ubiquinol-cytochrome c reductase iron-sulfur subunit produces the protein MAQNGSNVTRRQFLTYTLTGVGGFMAATMVMPMVNFAVDPVLKKSGAGDKVKVMKLSDITTEPKRVDFKKQTQDAWYEFEETLSAWVFKDDKGEILALSPICKHLGCQVSFGADPTHPEQFYCPCHFGRYTKDGTNVPGTPPTKPLDEYEMQQKDGYLYLGKPVERGA, from the coding sequence ATGGCTCAAAACGGGTCTAACGTAACACGTCGTCAATTCTTGACGTATACATTGACAGGCGTCGGCGGTTTCATGGCTGCGACAATGGTCATGCCGATGGTCAACTTCGCAGTTGATCCAGTCCTGAAGAAATCAGGAGCAGGCGATAAAGTAAAAGTAATGAAGTTGTCGGATATCACGACAGAACCAAAACGGGTCGACTTCAAGAAACAAACGCAAGATGCGTGGTATGAGTTCGAAGAAACGTTGTCGGCTTGGGTGTTCAAAGATGATAAGGGAGAAATTTTGGCCCTTTCACCGATTTGTAAACACTTAGGTTGCCAAGTCAGCTTCGGCGCAGATCCAACGCACCCGGAGCAATTCTATTGCCCATGTCACTTCGGACGGTATACGAAGGATGGCACGAATGTACCTGGTACGCCTCCAACGAAACCACTCGATGAGTATGAAATGCAACAGAAAGATGGTTACCTCTACCTTGGTAAACCAGTCGAAAGAGGTGCGTAA
- a CDS encoding CCA tRNA nucleotidyltransferase — protein sequence MNLLEGAHHIIQTIEQAGGEAYIVGGAVRDMLLDRTPGDYDLASSMLPEQIIDLFPVVIPTGLEHGTVTVVLNHIPYEITTFRSEATYSDRRRPDAVTLGVSLEEDLTRRDFTINAMALRPSGRVDLFGGARDIEERIIRTVGEPAERFNEDALRMMRAFRFMSQLDFSLDEATERAIVKLAPHLEAVAIERIAIEFEKLLLGPGKQQALQAMLRTGIERYLPGMTSEIVKGLAQQSFQGVSKDAVWTLVLDAGLAKDQLTRWKRSKHQVQLAVRLTPLLHRPLQDWDRYQLSDEELMILQEMTGTDYPERSDLPIRSRKELSVDGKDMIGLGLQKQQIKEALLHLEYSVVTRACPNDRVTLLKEVERWRTQSENKS from the coding sequence ATGAACTTGCTTGAAGGGGCGCATCATATCATTCAGACGATCGAACAAGCGGGTGGTGAGGCTTATATCGTTGGTGGTGCCGTTCGCGACATGTTACTCGACCGGACACCAGGAGACTATGATTTAGCGAGTTCGATGTTACCGGAACAGATCATCGACTTATTCCCTGTCGTCATTCCGACTGGGCTCGAGCATGGAACCGTAACGGTCGTTCTCAACCACATACCGTACGAGATCACGACGTTCCGCTCGGAAGCAACCTATAGCGATCGTAGGCGACCGGATGCGGTGACGCTTGGCGTTAGTTTGGAAGAGGATTTGACCCGGCGTGATTTTACGATCAACGCGATGGCACTCAGACCATCCGGACGTGTGGATTTGTTCGGCGGAGCGCGCGACATCGAAGAGCGAATTATCCGGACGGTCGGCGAACCAGCTGAACGTTTTAATGAAGATGCGCTTCGGATGATGCGGGCGTTCCGCTTCATGAGCCAACTGGATTTCTCGCTTGACGAGGCAACTGAACGAGCAATCGTTAAACTCGCTCCGCATCTAGAGGCCGTTGCGATTGAGCGGATCGCAATCGAGTTCGAGAAACTCTTACTTGGTCCTGGAAAACAGCAGGCGTTACAGGCGATGCTCCGGACAGGAATCGAACGCTACCTCCCCGGTATGACTTCAGAAATCGTCAAAGGACTAGCGCAGCAGTCGTTTCAGGGTGTCTCAAAAGATGCCGTCTGGACACTCGTACTCGATGCCGGTCTTGCGAAAGATCAATTGACGCGCTGGAAACGATCGAAACATCAAGTGCAGCTCGCTGTGCGTTTAACACCTCTGTTACACCGACCGTTACAAGACTGGGATCGTTATCAGTTGTCGGACGAGGAACTGATGATCCTTCAGGAAATGACCGGAACGGATTATCCAGAGCGATCAGACTTACCGATTCGCAGTCGTAAAGAGCTCTCTGTCGACGGAAAAGACATGATTGGCCTCGGTCTTCAAAAACAACAGATCAAGGAAGCACTTTTGCATTTGGAATACAGTGTCGTCACGCGTGCTTGCCCAAACGACCGCGTGACATTACTGAAGGAGGTAGAGCGATGGCGCACTCAGTCCGAGAACAAATCTTGA
- the panD gene encoding aspartate 1-decarboxylase, translating into MLRTFMHAKLHKARVTEANLHYVGSITIDEDLLDAVGILENEKVQVTNNQNGARIETYAIKGARGSGVICLNGAAARHFQVGDEVIIMAYAQLSTEEIATHVPKVAVLNEQNDIKQMLSQEIAHTIL; encoded by the coding sequence ATGTTACGCACATTCATGCACGCTAAACTACACAAAGCTCGGGTCACCGAGGCAAACTTACACTATGTTGGTTCGATTACGATCGATGAAGATTTACTCGATGCTGTCGGGATTCTTGAAAATGAAAAAGTCCAAGTGACGAACAATCAGAACGGTGCACGGATTGAAACGTATGCGATTAAAGGTGCTCGTGGTTCAGGTGTCATCTGTTTGAACGGTGCGGCAGCTCGCCATTTCCAAGTCGGAGATGAGGTCATCATCATGGCGTACGCGCAACTATCCACGGAAGAAATCGCGACACATGTTCCAAAAGTGGCTGTTCTAAATGAACAGAACGACATCAAACAAATGTTGTCTCAAGAAATCGCCCACACGATCTTATGA
- a CDS encoding zinc metallopeptidase, with product MANYLIYLAIIMIVPIWAQMRVRSTYKKYQDVPIQSGVTGAQVADFIMKQNGITNVRLEPIGGTMSDHYDPTNKVVRLSEDVYYGSTVSAVSIAAHEIGHVIQDATDYNMMRVRHRIAPVASITSNLSFPLLLIGLFAGFTGLAMLGVVLMLGAVVFQLVTLPVEFDASNRAMAQLTEHGIIDAEEERGSRRVLNAAAWTYVAATLVAVAEFLRLALLVFNPSSDD from the coding sequence GTGGCAAACTATTTGATTTATCTCGCGATCATCATGATCGTCCCGATTTGGGCTCAGATGCGGGTGCGGAGCACCTATAAAAAATATCAAGATGTTCCGATTCAGAGTGGGGTGACAGGAGCACAGGTCGCAGACTTCATCATGAAGCAGAACGGCATCACGAACGTCCGTCTCGAGCCGATCGGTGGAACGATGTCCGACCATTATGACCCGACGAACAAAGTCGTTCGTTTGTCGGAAGACGTCTATTATGGTTCGACGGTCTCAGCCGTTTCGATTGCGGCACACGAAATCGGTCACGTCATTCAAGATGCGACGGATTACAATATGATGCGTGTCCGTCACCGGATTGCACCTGTCGCGTCGATTACGTCGAACTTATCGTTCCCACTGTTGTTGATTGGTCTATTCGCTGGGTTCACTGGTCTTGCGATGCTTGGTGTCGTCTTGATGCTCGGTGCCGTCGTCTTCCAACTCGTCACGTTACCGGTCGAGTTTGATGCCTCGAATCGAGCGATGGCGCAGTTGACGGAGCATGGCATCATCGACGCTGAAGAAGAACGTGGTTCACGTCGTGTCTTAAACGCAGCGGCTTGGACGTACGTCGCAGCAACACTTGTCGCCGTCGCCGAGTTTCTTCGTCTCGCACTGCTCGTCTTCAACCCGTCAAGTGATGACTAA
- a CDS encoding DUF1405 domain-containing protein: MKRLQGIFTLLRHKAVLWIVGLINLAGTLYGYYWYEPQLATSKWYFYPFIPDSPTASLFFTIIVFLWIFGRRSRLFEALAFVTLIKYGVWAVVMNALMLNELGTSNAYLTTMALMLMVSHGAMAFQALLFSPLMTFRVKELVLVAIWVIHNDVVDYVLGQWPRYPALAEHIQWIGYGSFWLTGLCLLIGYLFVARDSIDNEVA, from the coding sequence GTGAAACGATTGCAAGGAATATTTACTTTACTCCGTCATAAAGCCGTGCTTTGGATCGTCGGATTGATCAACTTAGCAGGCACCTTATACGGCTACTACTGGTATGAACCACAACTCGCGACATCGAAGTGGTACTTCTATCCGTTCATTCCGGATAGCCCAACCGCATCGCTGTTCTTTACGATCATCGTTTTTCTATGGATTTTCGGACGACGTTCCCGCTTGTTTGAAGCGCTCGCATTCGTGACATTGATCAAATATGGTGTCTGGGCGGTCGTCATGAATGCCTTGATGTTGAACGAACTCGGCACATCAAACGCCTACTTAACAACGATGGCACTGATGCTGATGGTGTCGCACGGAGCGATGGCGTTTCAGGCGTTGTTATTCAGTCCTTTGATGACATTTCGCGTCAAGGAGCTTGTTCTCGTCGCCATCTGGGTCATTCACAACGATGTCGTCGATTATGTCCTCGGACAATGGCCGCGTTACCCAGCGCTTGCGGAGCATATCCAGTGGATCGGCTACGGCTCCTTCTGGTTGACTGGATTATGTCTTTTGATAGGATATCTGTTTGTCGCACGCGATTCAATTGACAATGAGGTCGCTTGA
- the panB gene encoding 3-methyl-2-oxobutanoate hydroxymethyltransferase, with product MHTMSPLLKKQQAGEKLVMLTAYDYPSAKLSEAAGVDMLLVGDSLGNVILGYDSTIAVTVDDMVHHARAVRRGAPQTFMIVDMPFASYHGSFDRTLESAARIFQESQADALKLEGAGEILKTIRRLTDAGMPCVAHLGLTPQSVGVLEGFKVQGKSLEAAEQLIADSLEAERAGAKMLVLECVPHPLAKRIQELLSIPVIGIGAGADVAGQVLVYHDILTYGVGRLPKFVKAYTDWNTSGTEAIAAYVKDVKAGAFPELAHSFQMDEELIGALYGGTKE from the coding sequence ATGCACACAATGAGTCCATTACTCAAAAAACAACAAGCTGGAGAGAAGCTCGTCATGTTGACGGCGTATGATTATCCTTCAGCAAAACTATCAGAGGCAGCAGGAGTTGATATGTTGCTCGTCGGCGATTCCCTCGGGAACGTCATCCTCGGCTATGACTCAACGATTGCTGTCACGGTCGACGACATGGTTCATCATGCGCGCGCGGTACGCCGCGGCGCACCACAGACGTTCATGATCGTCGATATGCCGTTCGCAAGCTATCACGGTTCATTTGATCGCACGCTTGAATCAGCAGCGCGTATCTTCCAAGAATCGCAGGCAGATGCCTTGAAACTGGAAGGGGCAGGGGAGATCTTAAAAACGATTCGTCGTTTGACGGACGCTGGGATGCCTTGTGTCGCGCATCTCGGATTAACACCACAATCCGTCGGTGTCCTTGAAGGATTTAAAGTCCAGGGGAAATCACTAGAAGCAGCCGAACAACTGATTGCAGACAGTTTGGAAGCAGAGCGTGCCGGAGCGAAGATGCTCGTCCTCGAATGTGTACCGCATCCGCTCGCGAAACGCATTCAAGAGCTCCTCTCGATTCCGGTCATCGGCATCGGTGCTGGCGCAGACGTCGCCGGTCAAGTACTTGTTTATCATGACATCTTGACGTATGGTGTCGGTCGTTTACCGAAGTTCGTTAAAGCGTACACGGACTGGAATACTTCAGGAACGGAAGCAATCGCTGCTTACGTCAAAGACGTCAAAGCCGGTGCTTTCCCTGAACTAGCACACTCGTTCCAGATGGACGAAGAACTGATTGGTGCGCTTTATGGAGGGACCAAAGAATGA
- a CDS encoding menaquinol-cytochrome c reductase cytochrome b/c subunit translates to MHRGKGMKFVTDSRVSINNRMPNKSKDYSEYPGRTEAFWPNFLLREWMVGAVFLIGFMTLTIVEAAPLQNIADPTNTSYIPLPDWYFLFLYQLLKYQFAAGPYILMGTVILPGLAFTALLVAPWLDQGLERRPAKRPVAVSMMLLAVVSIVFLTWESVQTTHWDTIHKQGELTMNEGPKIDTSAKGYEIYSNQSCVNCHGKNLEGGAAAPALVGTKKTEKEIYDIAVKGVGSMPAGQFKGSDADHKELAKFIASYGEGGENNK, encoded by the coding sequence ATGCATCGTGGTAAAGGAATGAAATTCGTCACCGATTCACGGGTGTCGATCAATAACCGGATGCCGAACAAGTCAAAAGACTATTCGGAATATCCAGGTCGAACGGAAGCGTTCTGGCCGAACTTCTTACTTCGCGAATGGATGGTTGGAGCGGTCTTCTTGATCGGCTTCATGACTCTGACAATCGTAGAAGCAGCACCACTTCAAAACATTGCCGATCCGACGAATACGTCGTACATTCCACTTCCGGACTGGTACTTCCTATTCCTCTATCAGCTCTTGAAATACCAATTCGCTGCAGGTCCATACATCTTGATGGGAACAGTCATCCTTCCAGGTCTTGCGTTCACAGCACTTCTCGTCGCGCCATGGCTCGACCAAGGTCTTGAACGCCGTCCTGCGAAACGGCCAGTCGCCGTCAGCATGATGCTCCTCGCAGTCGTCTCGATCGTCTTCTTGACATGGGAATCTGTTCAAACGACACACTGGGATACCATCCACAAGCAAGGTGAGTTGACGATGAACGAAGGACCAAAAATTGATACATCGGCAAAAGGATACGAAATTTATTCGAACCAGTCATGTGTCAACTGTCATGGTAAGAACCTCGAAGGTGGAGCAGCAGCTCCAGCGCTCGTCGGAACGAAAAAGACTGAAAAAGAGATTTATGATATCGCAGTCAAAGGTGTCGGTTCGATGCCGGCTGGTCAGTTCAAAGGCTCAGATGCCGATCATAAAGAACTTGCGAAATTCATCGCTTCATACGGTGAAGGCGGCGAAAACAATAAATAA
- the qcrB gene encoding menaquinol-cytochrome c reductase cytochrome b subunit, with protein sequence MMQKIYDWIDERVDITPLWRDIADHEVPEHVNPAHNFSAFVYCFGGLTFFTIVIQILSGMFLTMYYVPDIINAHASVYYLQNEVAHGQIVRGMHHWGASVVIVMLFLHTLRVFFTGSYKKPRELNWVVGVLLFFVVLALGLTGYLLPWDMKALFATKVTIQIAESIPVIGGIAKTLLAGGEIVGASTIARFFAIHVFFLPAALFVLLGAHFLMIRKQGISGPL encoded by the coding sequence ATGATGCAAAAAATCTATGATTGGATTGATGAGCGCGTTGATATTACGCCGCTCTGGCGAGACATCGCCGATCATGAAGTACCGGAGCACGTCAACCCGGCACATAACTTTTCAGCTTTCGTTTATTGTTTTGGCGGATTGACGTTCTTTACGATCGTCATCCAGATTCTTTCGGGGATGTTCTTGACGATGTATTATGTACCGGACATCATCAACGCACACGCGTCCGTCTACTATCTACAAAACGAAGTCGCACACGGACAAATCGTTCGTGGTATGCACCACTGGGGTGCGTCTGTCGTTATCGTAATGTTGTTCCTACATACATTACGTGTCTTCTTCACTGGTTCATACAAAAAACCACGTGAATTGAACTGGGTCGTCGGAGTTCTCTTGTTCTTCGTCGTCTTAGCTCTCGGTCTGACAGGATACCTATTGCCTTGGGACATGAAAGCGTTGTTCGCGACAAAAGTTACGATTCAGATTGCTGAAAGTATCCCGGTCATCGGTGGTATCGCGAAGACCCTCCTTGCGGGTGGAGAAATCGTCGGCGCAAGTACAATCGCTCGATTCTTTGCGATTCACGTCTTCTTCCTTCCTGCAGCATTGTTCGTCTTGCTCGGGGCCCACTTCTTGATGATCCGTAAACAAGGGATCTCTGGACCACTTTAA
- the bshA gene encoding N-acetyl-alpha-D-glucosaminyl L-malate synthase BshA, with translation MKKAIGILCYPSVGGSGVVATELGMKLADRGHDVHFITSSMPFRLTEYRPNITVHLVEVNQYSVFKYPPYDITLASKVAEIIDLFDLDVIHAHYAVPHAVCADLGRNMAKKKGVAVVTTLHGTDITVIGQDLEMQPAIRYGIERSDAVTAVSESLALETNATLNAHYDIDVIANSIDESVYYPMRDERLKRHYGIEADEVVVIHISNFRPVKRIDDTLAAFAIAAKDRKMRLLLVGDGPEMGQTRRRAKELGIYDKVIFAGKQEHVAQLLAISDIHVLLSEKEAFGLVVLEAMAIGVPSVVSTAGGLPEVIQDGVTGYIVPTYDVKVAAARIGELADDPLLRERMAEEGIRDTRRRFDSNEIVRRYEQVYERVCARHELA, from the coding sequence ATGAAAAAAGCAATTGGGATTCTTTGTTATCCATCCGTCGGCGGGAGTGGGGTCGTCGCGACGGAGCTCGGTATGAAACTTGCGGACCGTGGACATGACGTCCACTTCATTACGTCGAGCATGCCGTTTCGCCTGACGGAATATCGACCAAACATCACGGTCCACTTGGTTGAAGTCAACCAGTATTCCGTTTTTAAATATCCACCATACGACATTACGTTAGCATCAAAAGTCGCAGAAATCATTGATTTATTCGATCTTGATGTCATCCATGCCCATTACGCCGTTCCGCACGCGGTCTGTGCAGATCTCGGACGAAACATGGCTAAGAAAAAAGGCGTCGCCGTCGTGACGACGTTACACGGAACGGACATCACCGTCATCGGGCAAGATTTAGAGATGCAACCGGCTATTCGATACGGCATCGAACGATCAGACGCGGTCACGGCCGTCTCCGAGAGTCTAGCACTTGAGACGAATGCGACGCTCAATGCACACTACGACATCGATGTCATTGCGAACTCGATTGACGAGAGTGTCTATTATCCGATGCGGGATGAACGCTTGAAGCGGCATTACGGCATCGAAGCGGACGAAGTCGTCGTCATTCATATCTCGAACTTCCGACCGGTCAAACGAATCGATGATACGCTTGCGGCGTTCGCCATTGCAGCGAAAGACCGGAAGATGCGTCTGTTGCTCGTCGGGGATGGTCCAGAGATGGGACAAACGAGACGTCGCGCAAAGGAACTCGGCATTTACGACAAAGTGATCTTTGCCGGTAAACAGGAACACGTCGCGCAATTGCTCGCCATTAGTGATATTCATGTCCTGTTGTCAGAAAAAGAAGCGTTCGGGCTCGTCGTCCTTGAGGCGATGGCAATTGGGGTCCCGAGTGTCGTCTCGACAGCAGGTGGCTTACCGGAAGTCATACAGGACGGCGTCACCGGATATATCGTTCCGACTTACGACGTTAAGGTCGCTGCGGCGCGCATCGGTGAACTTGCGGATGATCCGTTGTTACGAGAACGGATGGCAGAAGAGGGTATTCGCGATACTCGTCGTCGTTTTGATTCGAATGAGATCGTCCGTCGTTATGAACAAGTCTATGAACGGGTGTGTGCGCGTCATGAACTTGCTTGA
- a CDS encoding YitT family protein translates to MAPPFQFPIRIQNILWILVGSFIFAFGIYHFNVQNELAEGGFTGITLILKGLFGLSPSITNLVLNVPLFFVSYKILGRTTFVYTLIGTFSFSFWYGLIAKYSPLVIDLRDDMVLAALFAGVFIGVGLGIIFNNGGTTGGVDIIARLTKRYFGWSIGRTFLIFDFFVIVASLTYLDYKQAMYTLLAVYVGARVIDWMQEGTYAGKAAMIISDHRTEIADGIHATMNRGTTRLIAKGGYSGRDLEVLYVVVARNEINRLKTLVKSVDQHAFITLHDVYEVTGEGFTFDENRVPIKET, encoded by the coding sequence ATGGCACCTCCATTCCAATTCCCGATTCGGATCCAGAACATCCTCTGGATTTTAGTCGGATCGTTCATCTTTGCTTTTGGTATTTATCATTTTAACGTTCAAAATGAGTTAGCAGAAGGCGGTTTCACCGGAATCACGCTGATTCTAAAAGGTCTGTTCGGATTATCACCATCGATCACGAACTTAGTATTGAATGTCCCACTTTTTTTCGTCAGTTATAAAATTCTTGGTCGGACGACCTTCGTCTACACGTTGATCGGTACATTCAGTTTTTCCTTCTGGTATGGATTGATTGCCAAATATTCACCACTCGTCATCGACCTGCGTGACGATATGGTGCTTGCTGCGCTCTTTGCCGGTGTATTCATCGGCGTTGGTCTTGGTATCATCTTCAACAATGGTGGTACGACTGGTGGTGTCGATATCATCGCGCGTTTGACGAAACGCTACTTCGGTTGGTCGATCGGTCGAACATTCTTGATCTTCGATTTCTTCGTCATCGTCGCATCCTTGACGTATCTCGACTACAAGCAAGCGATGTATACGTTACTTGCCGTCTACGTCGGTGCCCGCGTCATCGATTGGATGCAAGAGGGCACGTATGCCGGTAAAGCAGCGATGATCATCAGTGATCACCGGACGGAGATTGCCGACGGTATTCATGCGACGATGAATCGTGGCACGACCCGTCTAATCGCAAAAGGCGGTTACTCTGGACGGGATCTCGAAGTATTGTACGTCGTCGTCGCTCGCAATGAAATCAATCGCTTGAAGACGCTCGTTAAAAGTGTCGACCAGCACGCCTTCATCACGTTGCATGATGTCTATGAAGTAACGGGAGAAGGATTCACGTTCGACGAAAATCGAGTCCCAATCAAAGAAACGTAA